One window of Dysidea avara chromosome 11, odDysAvar1.4, whole genome shotgun sequence genomic DNA carries:
- the LOC136239131 gene encoding coiled-coil domain-containing protein 169-like, producing the protein MTTSLDPEWDVERIRKELKREKETKLALQHAIMELEHMQNEMTHKEDNVEESEWQKRYLEQAAINSQLSQQISQLEAQLMNAREVEGEDVSFSSYQDLDNNNVRQLLKKLEREKTELEWQLRDCEWRLDQEAAAVYKAGEDRKTMMTELGQASLVFADGGKTKPKKHDSAAGSSVKQKPMTSTSPLKQVKKATTNKDSTTDQDMRTPSESTTSPVQD; encoded by the exons ATGACTACCAGTTTGGATCCCGAATGGGATGTAGAACGTATCAGGAAAGAACTAAAACGAGAGAAAGAAACAAA GCTAGCACTACAACATGCTATAATGGAACTAGAACACATGCAAAATGAGATGACCCACAAAGAAGACAATGTGGAAG AGAGTGAGTGGCAAAAACGCTACTTAGAACAAGCAGCTATCAATTCACAGCTGTCACAACAGATATCACAGTTAGAAGCTCAGCTGATGAATGCTAGAGAAG TAGAGGGAGAAGATGTCAGCTTTTCTTCATATCAAGACCTTGAT AACAACAATGTTCGGCAACTGCTCAAAAAGCTGGAAAGAGAGAAAACAGAATTGGAATGGCAACTGAGAGACTGTGAGTGGAGATTGGACCAGGAAGCAGCC GCAGTGTATAAAGCTGGAGAGGATAGAAAGACAATGATGACTGAACTGGGACAG GCTTCACTTGTCTTTGCTGATGGTGGAAAGACAAAACCCAAAAAGCATGATTCAGCAGCAGGGTCTTCTGTAAAACAGAAACCAATGACTTCAACTTCACCACTAAAGCAAGTAAAAAAGGCAACAACCAACAA GGACAGTACAACTGACCAAGACATGAGGACACCTTCAGAGAGCACAACTTCACCAGTCCAGGATTGA
- the LOC136238823 gene encoding uncharacterized protein, whose amino-acid sequence MDSARVHVWRAPAKHMAVMFFHTSLSLFLVNVVLLYMSSHGVTAVPVQNNRLAPMTANDFAGGKDATVSRASRNSDGKRAEDKDSAKKFIEYGNVALFYVGEGFFTVILIYPYQDLLARLINSNNVTVVNLPEVKYNHHIMLENSIDEVSSGLLKVVDTGDAITVDLDGQYPEDTESQFKVSECLETSDGVPVANLLLLESVKYPGHYLRWYDGSKNVDCQLKQEEDPKSDVHFYWEFTLPTVTPVAEPMLPVQLQTTDQSIFEFVKKIPKLVDETKHSDIVDLVWLESFFAALITA is encoded by the exons ATGGATTCAGCAAGAGTACACGTCTGGAG AGCTCCAGCCAAACACATGGCAGTGATGTTCTTTCACACTTCATTGAGTTTATTTCTT GTAAATGTTGTACTCCTGTATATGAGCAGCCACGGTGTGACTGCAGTCCCAGTGCAGAACAACAGACTAGCCCCGATGACTGCTAATGACTTTGCAGGTGGAAAAGATGCTACAGTAAGTAGGGCATCAAGAAACAGTGATGGCAAAAGGGCGGAAGATAAAGATTCAGCAAAAAAATTCATAGAATATGGAAATGTAGCATTGTTCTATGTTGGTGAAGGATTTTTTACAGTGATACTGATCTATCCTTATCAAGATCTGCTTGCAAGGCTCATTAATAGTAATAATGTTACTGTAGTTAACTTACCTGAGGTGAAATATAACCACCACATTATGCTTGAAAACAGTATAGATGAAGTGTCTTCTGGTCTATTGAAAGTTGTTGACACTGGTGATGCTATAACAGTGGATCTTGACGGACAATACCCTGAAGATACAGAGA GCCAATTCAAGGTGTCTGAGTGTTTGGAAACCTCAGATGGTGTCCCTGTAGcaaacttacttttgttagagAGTGTGAAATATCCAGGGCATTATCTGAGATGGTATGATGGCAGCAAAAACGTTGATTGTCAG CTAAAACAAGAGGAGGACCCAAAAAGTGATGTCCACTTCTATTGGGAATTTACACTTCCAACAGTTACACCTGTTGCTGAACCAATGCTTCCTGTGCAGTTACAGACAACCGATCAATCAATATTTGAGTTTGTAAAGAAAATTCCAAAACTTGTGGATGAGACTAAGCATAGTGACATTGTTGATTTAGTATGGCTGGAATCTTTTTTTGCTGCACTCATCACTGCTTGA
- the LOC136238656 gene encoding uncharacterized protein isoform X1: MWSAAVGGHVHSKNRLVSSRKHRATEVRKLRFLSSCQYTQGCYAPASWAARHTTVCLDFNRTSVRRLKPVNTGDQKRVTETLNNVYRKIPDPVVVNCLLVLQVTAAPSAATAVNADFPGAQKGPTKTKDLVNDVNKSMGTTEPPTTTATTTELPTTTGTTESPTTPSQSDNANKFTYHGEVALYYSGGGDFTVILIYPYLQVLEMINSSDSMNLSSNQTFNLYKKMNLLLLENSVEQDPSGGLIRVVKIGNNYTIDLNGEYPEEKESRFMVSEYLENTDGSPDANLLVLKSSAYSDQYLRWHDDGKVDCEPFRKDDAHYFYWKFALPMTTQIIPQMLPVHLWTDSNHELVFVHGSPRVTTGSTTESTNSTNYSVQ; this comes from the exons atgtggagtgctgcagttggagggcatgtgcacagtaaaaatcgtcttgtttcatcaaggaagcacagagctacggaggtgcgaaaattgcgttttctttcttcctgtcaatatactcaagggtgttacgcgccggcttcttgggccgcacgacacactaccgtgtgtcttgattttaatA ggacctcagtgagaaggctaaagcctgtgaatacaggggaTCAGAAACGTGTAACTGAAACATTGAATAATGTATAtagaaaaatcccagacccagtggtt gtaaattgtttacttgtactACAAGTGACTGCAGCCCCATCAGCTGCGACTGCTGTGAACGCAGATTTTCCTGGTGCTCAGAAGGGTCCTACTAAAACTAAGGACCTAGTAAATGATGTAAATAAGAGTATGGGAACAACAGAACCACCAACAACTACGGCAACCACAACAGAACTACCAACAACTACTGGAACAACAGAATCACCAACAACTCCATCTCAATCTGATAATGCAAACAAGTTTACGTATCATGGAGAAGTTGCCTTGTATTACAGTGGTGGTGGAGACTTCACAGTGATACTAATTTATCCATATCTACAAGTGCTTGAGATGATTAACAGTAGTGACTCTATGAATCTGTCATCTAATCAGACCTTCAATCTATATAAGAAGATGAACCTCTTACTACTTGAGAATAGTGTAGAGCAAGATCCATCAGGTGGCTTAATCAGGGTTGTTAAAATTGGCAACAATTACACTATTGATCTTAATGGAGAGTACCCTGAAGAAAAGGAAA GCCGCTTTATGGTCTCAGAATACTTAGAAAACACAGATGGTAGCCCTGATGCTAATTTATTGGTGTTGAAGAGCTCTGCATATTCTGACCAATATCTTAGATGGCATGATGATGGGAAAGTGGATTGTGAG ccaTTCCGAAAAGATGATGCTCACTACTTCTACTGGAAATTTGCATTACCCATGACAACACAAATTATTCCACAAATGCTGCCGGTTCATTTATGGACAGATTCAAACCATGAGCTTGTCTTTGTACACGGGTCTCCCCGTGTGACTACAGGAAGTACCACAGAAAGTACCAATAGTACTAACTATAGTGTACAGTAA
- the LOC136238656 gene encoding uncharacterized protein isoform X2 gives MKTRNCRFVLVNCLLVLQVTAAPSAATAVNADFPGAQKGPTKTKDLVNDVNKSMGTTEPPTTTATTTELPTTTGTTESPTTPSQSDNANKFTYHGEVALYYSGGGDFTVILIYPYLQVLEMINSSDSMNLSSNQTFNLYKKMNLLLLENSVEQDPSGGLIRVVKIGNNYTIDLNGEYPEEKESRFMVSEYLENTDGSPDANLLVLKSSAYSDQYLRWHDDGKVDCEPFRKDDAHYFYWKFALPMTTQIIPQMLPVHLWTDSNHELVFVHGSPRVTTGSTTESTNSTNYSVQ, from the exons ATGAAGACTAGAAATTGTAGATTTGTACTT gtaaattgtttacttgtactACAAGTGACTGCAGCCCCATCAGCTGCGACTGCTGTGAACGCAGATTTTCCTGGTGCTCAGAAGGGTCCTACTAAAACTAAGGACCTAGTAAATGATGTAAATAAGAGTATGGGAACAACAGAACCACCAACAACTACGGCAACCACAACAGAACTACCAACAACTACTGGAACAACAGAATCACCAACAACTCCATCTCAATCTGATAATGCAAACAAGTTTACGTATCATGGAGAAGTTGCCTTGTATTACAGTGGTGGTGGAGACTTCACAGTGATACTAATTTATCCATATCTACAAGTGCTTGAGATGATTAACAGTAGTGACTCTATGAATCTGTCATCTAATCAGACCTTCAATCTATATAAGAAGATGAACCTCTTACTACTTGAGAATAGTGTAGAGCAAGATCCATCAGGTGGCTTAATCAGGGTTGTTAAAATTGGCAACAATTACACTATTGATCTTAATGGAGAGTACCCTGAAGAAAAGGAAA GCCGCTTTATGGTCTCAGAATACTTAGAAAACACAGATGGTAGCCCTGATGCTAATTTATTGGTGTTGAAGAGCTCTGCATATTCTGACCAATATCTTAGATGGCATGATGATGGGAAAGTGGATTGTGAG ccaTTCCGAAAAGATGATGCTCACTACTTCTACTGGAAATTTGCATTACCCATGACAACACAAATTATTCCACAAATGCTGCCGGTTCATTTATGGACAGATTCAAACCATGAGCTTGTCTTTGTACACGGGTCTCCCCGTGTGACTACAGGAAGTACCACAGAAAGTACCAATAGTACTAACTATAGTGTACAGTAA